From Spirochaeta isovalerica, one genomic window encodes:
- a CDS encoding alpha/beta hydrolase: MVLRKISLLALSALSIFFTAILHPLFILAVLFFLILLFNWTDFFYREDPRYSQTDLSRLMDGEAGPIELDNSSDKAVIFVHGFPSTPKTYKYVAPIAADSGYDVFAPLLPGFGTNHDDFIKSNFSQWYAYLSDYYLEKRRKYKKLYIIGLSMGGALTLKLAEEFSGTEWAPDGISVNAAPVSLRFPRKGPGRGASLLFIRTLGWFVRHQGGKSDKWKKMEDGHNEWLGYQGQFPRQVYSLKMAVYKIRKDLSKISVPVIAFQAPDDSTVDFTNLSLIENGVSSKIKSFNRLDYTGYYNTSHALFLYESIREKLIRHILDFFEGLE; encoded by the coding sequence ATGGTTCTAAGAAAAATATCATTGCTCGCCTTATCGGCATTATCGATTTTTTTTACAGCGATTCTCCACCCCTTATTCATACTTGCTGTTCTGTTTTTTCTGATTCTTTTATTCAACTGGACTGATTTTTTCTATCGGGAAGATCCCCGCTATAGTCAAACCGATCTTTCCCGATTGATGGATGGGGAAGCAGGACCTATCGAACTGGACAACTCATCGGATAAGGCTGTCATTTTTGTTCACGGTTTTCCCTCGACGCCAAAGACCTATAAGTATGTCGCTCCCATTGCTGCGGATTCGGGATATGATGTTTTCGCCCCGCTTCTGCCGGGTTTCGGAACAAATCATGATGATTTTATAAAATCCAATTTTTCCCAATGGTACGCTTATCTCTCCGATTATTACTTGGAAAAGAGAAGGAAATATAAGAAGCTCTACATTATCGGTTTATCCATGGGCGGAGCGTTGACTCTCAAGCTGGCGGAGGAGTTTTCCGGCACGGAATGGGCTCCCGACGGAATTTCCGTTAACGCGGCCCCCGTATCGCTCCGTTTTCCCCGAAAGGGTCCCGGCAGAGGGGCATCGCTTCTATTTATCAGAACCCTGGGGTGGTTCGTCAGACATCAGGGCGGAAAGAGCGATAAATGGAAGAAAATGGAAGACGGTCATAATGAGTGGCTCGGCTACCAGGGGCAATTCCCCAGACAGGTATACAGCCTGAAAATGGCTGTATATAAAATCAGGAAGGATTTGAGTAAGATCTCAGTTCCCGTAATCGCCTTTCAGGCACCGGATGACAGCACTGTGGATTTTACCAATCTCTCCCTTATCGAGAATGGAGTATCTTCGAAAATCAAATCTTTCAACCGCCTCGATTACACCGGATATTACAATACGTCTCACGCTCTATTTCTTTATGAATCCATCCGGGAGAAACTGATTCGCCACATACTCGATTTCTTTGAAGGTCTGGAATAA
- a CDS encoding flavin reductase family protein, translating to MRKEVELGSVINEVMAKLAKPGLLLGSGEQCNPMTIGWGSYGIMWNKPVFTIMVRPVRYSFELLERNGDFTINVPSDDMKKEIGICGSKSGRNKDKLALCGFTRKKSENISVSYIKECPIHLECRTVFYNDVTAAALDKNLIDRHYPKADLHRYYYGEILGAYIEE from the coding sequence ATGAGAAAGGAAGTAGAACTGGGATCAGTTATAAATGAAGTTATGGCCAAACTGGCAAAACCGGGACTGCTGCTGGGATCAGGGGAGCAGTGCAACCCCATGACAATCGGCTGGGGAAGTTACGGAATCATGTGGAATAAACCGGTTTTCACCATAATGGTTCGTCCGGTCCGGTACAGTTTTGAATTGCTTGAAAGAAACGGAGATTTTACAATAAATGTCCCTTCGGATGATATGAAGAAAGAGATTGGTATTTGCGGTTCGAAGTCGGGTCGAAATAAAGACAAACTGGCTCTCTGCGGCTTTACCCGAAAAAAAAGTGAAAATATATCCGTGTCTTATATTAAAGAATGCCCGATCCATCTGGAATGCCGCACCGTATTTTACAACGATGTAACAGCTGCTGCTCTCGATAAAAATCTGATTGACCGCCACTATCCCAAAGCGGATCTCCACCGCTATTACTACGGAGAAATCCTGGGTGCCTATATCGAAGAGTGA
- a CDS encoding addiction module protein — protein MSEQDILKEALSLKPQARYLLVEEILKSLDQPDEKIDQIWMEESERRVQAVREGRLDTVPYNEIF, from the coding sequence ATGAGTGAACAGGATATATTAAAAGAAGCACTTTCTCTAAAACCTCAGGCAAGATACTTATTAGTTGAGGAAATATTAAAGAGTCTAGATCAACCGGATGAGAAAATCGATCAAATCTGGATGGAAGAAAGTGAACGCCGTGTTCAAGCTGTAAGAGAGGGGCGTCTCGACACAGTTCCTTATAATGAGATTTTCTGA
- a CDS encoding type II toxin-antitoxin system Phd/YefM family antitoxin — protein MKLSNGVKPISYFKAHASEVINDVVENQNTMVITQNGEAKVVLQDIRSYEQMQESLAMLKILALSTKSINEGNFRSANDTFSDLDSKIADRERS, from the coding sequence ATGAAACTAAGTAATGGAGTTAAACCTATAAGCTACTTCAAAGCTCATGCTTCAGAAGTAATCAATGATGTCGTTGAGAACCAGAATACCATGGTGATCACTCAAAATGGAGAAGCGAAGGTTGTTCTACAGGATATACGTAGCTATGAACAGATGCAGGAAAGTCTGGCTATGTTGAAAATACTGGCTCTTAGTACAAAAAGTATCAATGAAGGAAACTTCAGGAGTGCAAATGATACCTTTTCAGACCTGGATAGTAAGATCGCAGACAGGGAACGGTCTTGA
- a CDS encoding type II toxin-antitoxin system RelE/ParE family toxin encodes MKYQVFITGDAEKDILYLYDYILSSDCTESADYVYKNIKANTLGLSDFPSKRHYPPELERIGITEYREIHFKLYRIIFQIIGVKVFVHCVFDGRRDLQEILERRLLR; translated from the coding sequence TTGAAATATCAAGTTTTTATTACCGGTGATGCCGAAAAAGATATTCTTTATTTATATGACTATATCTTATCTTCCGATTGTACAGAGAGTGCTGATTATGTCTATAAAAACATTAAAGCGAATACCTTGGGATTATCTGATTTCCCATCAAAAAGACACTATCCGCCGGAGCTGGAAAGAATCGGCATAACTGAATACCGGGAGATTCACTTCAAGTTGTATCGAATAATATTCCAGATTATTGGAGTTAAAGTTTTTGTCCATTGTGTTTTTGATGGACGCAGAGACTTACAGGAAATACTTGAACGCCGATTATTGAGATGA
- a CDS encoding sulfatase family protein, translating to MSDKKPNILYIMCDQFRYDAIAALGNSTIRTPNLDRLVERGVSYSNAYSPCPVCIPARYSIRTGRDSFTTGCYSNELPRNTSGHEVYAMEDWTGEFLPRTMSRLGYRTFGIGKFHTYPDQYEVLGYETHIHTEEMWDDHELRDRDGFARFLTEEHPEFNYLEQLHGERTNMYYAPQLSSLPAHLTVEGFVADKTIEQLKVEDDRPYFGLVSFIGPHPPCAPPIPYNRMYDPDGMSNPVKGRLEDDHLDEQIPWMNYIVYADEINDAWARNLKTRYYGEISYIDDCIGRILDEVEKRPDADDTLICFFTDHGDMLGDHHAWQKECFYEASVKIPFLLSYPGRLKGNSQCDDLVSLTDLFGLATKVGGAMETRDGIDILDDKRDVLYAFHGRPGARQFKLMVRHKNWKYIYMANGGREQLFDLESDPDEMTNLAGEDSEILNALRSKAVEKCLVERDLNCMVDQGRMKGLPFEARPLGRLHQFAFSKGITEFIVPSGNNFISESLPNTTE from the coding sequence ATGAGTGATAAGAAGCCCAATATTTTATATATAATGTGCGACCAGTTCCGATATGATGCCATAGCGGCACTGGGTAATTCTACTATCAGAACACCCAATCTGGATCGGCTTGTCGAGCGGGGTGTGAGCTACTCCAACGCCTATTCGCCCTGTCCCGTCTGCATTCCCGCCAGATACTCTATCAGGACAGGACGGGATTCCTTCACAACCGGATGCTACAGCAATGAGCTGCCGCGCAATACTTCCGGGCATGAAGTTTATGCAATGGAAGACTGGACGGGAGAATTTCTACCCAGAACCATGTCCCGATTGGGATACAGGACTTTCGGAATCGGAAAGTTTCATACTTACCCCGATCAATATGAGGTCCTGGGTTATGAGACCCATATTCACACGGAGGAGATGTGGGACGACCACGAACTGAGAGACCGTGACGGGTTTGCCCGGTTTCTCACGGAAGAGCATCCTGAATTCAACTATCTGGAACAGCTCCACGGGGAGAGAACCAATATGTATTACGCACCTCAGCTGAGCTCTTTGCCCGCCCATTTGACCGTCGAAGGCTTTGTGGCAGATAAAACGATTGAGCAGTTAAAGGTGGAGGATGATCGACCCTACTTCGGACTTGTCTCTTTTATCGGGCCTCATCCGCCCTGTGCGCCGCCCATTCCCTACAACAGGATGTACGATCCTGACGGCATGAGCAATCCCGTAAAGGGCCGGTTGGAGGACGATCATCTGGATGAGCAGATTCCCTGGATGAACTACATCGTCTATGCCGACGAAATCAATGATGCCTGGGCGAGAAACCTTAAAACACGATATTACGGGGAGATCTCCTATATCGATGATTGCATCGGACGGATACTCGATGAAGTGGAAAAGAGACCCGATGCCGACGATACGCTTATATGTTTCTTCACCGATCACGGGGATATGCTGGGCGATCACCATGCCTGGCAGAAAGAGTGTTTCTACGAAGCCTCTGTAAAGATTCCCTTTCTTCTCAGTTACCCGGGAAGGCTGAAAGGCAATAGTCAATGTGATGATCTGGTGAGTCTGACTGATCTTTTTGGTCTTGCGACGAAGGTTGGAGGAGCCATGGAAACCCGTGATGGTATCGATATCCTTGATGATAAGCGGGACGTCCTTTATGCCTTTCACGGCAGACCGGGAGCAAGGCAGTTTAAACTGATGGTTCGTCATAAGAACTGGAAGTATATATACATGGCGAACGGCGGGCGGGAGCAGTTGTTCGATTTGGAAAGCGATCCCGATGAGATGACGAATCTGGCTGGAGAAGATAGTGAAATATTAAATGCTCTCAGGAGTAAAGCTGTCGAAAAATGCCTTGTAGAAAGAGACTTGAATTGCATGGTTGATCAGGGACGAATGAAAGGACTCCCTTTTGAGGCAAGACCTCTTGGCAGATTGCATCAGTTTGCTTTTTCCAAAGGTATAACCGAGTTTATTGTTCCTTCGGGGAATAATTTTATCAGCGAATCGCTGCCTAATACGACGGAATAA
- a CDS encoding ABC transporter ATP-binding protein, with product MLKEKVQVQNLTKSFGDLLVLDNISFNVKESEFLVIVGPTGCGKTTFLNSLTRIIDINSGSIKLDGENVDPRKHDLAYILQEYSTFPWLNVEQNIAYGLKIKGMKKDLIEERVEEAIAMVNLEKHRKYYPGELSASMLQRVVIARAFATKPDLLLMDEPYGQLDLNLKYKLEDELLKLWEQTKTTIVFITHNIEEAVYLSDRILVMTNKPTKVKTELINDLPRPRKVSSPDFVELRNKVTELIKWW from the coding sequence ATGCTTAAGGAAAAAGTTCAGGTTCAGAACCTGACAAAAAGTTTCGGGGACCTGCTTGTTCTCGACAATATATCTTTTAATGTGAAGGAAAGCGAATTTCTCGTTATAGTCGGACCTACCGGCTGTGGGAAAACGACATTTTTGAACAGCTTGACCAGAATCATTGATATCAACAGCGGCTCTATCAAGCTGGATGGGGAGAACGTGGATCCCCGAAAACACGATCTGGCTTATATCCTCCAGGAATACTCTACCTTTCCCTGGCTGAATGTAGAACAGAATATTGCTTACGGATTGAAAATCAAAGGCATGAAAAAAGATCTCATTGAGGAGCGGGTCGAAGAGGCTATCGCCATGGTAAACCTCGAGAAGCACAGGAAATATTATCCCGGCGAACTGTCGGCCAGTATGCTTCAGCGCGTTGTTATCGCCCGTGCATTTGCTACGAAGCCGGATCTGCTTCTTATGGATGAACCCTACGGGCAGCTTGATTTGAATCTGAAGTACAAGCTGGAAGATGAGCTTCTCAAACTCTGGGAACAGACTAAAACAACTATTGTTTTTATCACCCACAATATCGAAGAAGCCGTATACCTCAGCGACCGCATACTGGTCATGACCAATAAGCCGACCAAAGTTAAAACCGAATTGATCAATGACCTCCCAAGGCCGAGAAAAGTCTCCAGTCCCGATTTCGTCGAATTGAGAAACAAGGTCACAGAACTGATAAAATGGTGGTAA
- a CDS encoding ABC transporter ATP-binding protein: MDRTKPIIELKNISKSFQTETGEALIIDDVTIDIQENEFVVLFGAGQCGKTTMLKMLAGLESISKGTISLEGKPMKGFDSRIGMVYQTTALFPWLSVMGNVEFGPKARGISKKKRREKAQYYIDLVGLKGFEKHFPSMLSGGMQQRVGIARAYCDDPEIILMDEPFGHLDAQTRYMMEEEVEKIWEKEKRTVVFVTNNIEEALYLADRIIIMTECPASIMKEYKIDLPRPRDLVSPEFLALREEISALVELREGVTNA, encoded by the coding sequence ATGGACCGTACGAAGCCGATAATCGAACTTAAAAATATATCCAAGTCCTTCCAGACCGAAACGGGAGAGGCTCTGATCATTGATGATGTGACTATTGATATTCAGGAAAATGAATTTGTGGTTTTATTCGGTGCCGGACAATGCGGCAAAACCACCATGCTAAAAATGCTGGCTGGCCTGGAATCCATCTCCAAAGGTACGATTTCACTCGAAGGAAAACCGATGAAAGGCTTTGATTCGAGGATCGGTATGGTCTACCAGACAACCGCTCTGTTTCCCTGGCTTTCCGTTATGGGCAACGTGGAATTCGGACCGAAAGCAAGAGGGATCTCCAAAAAGAAGAGGAGGGAAAAAGCCCAGTATTATATCGACCTGGTAGGTCTTAAGGGATTTGAGAAACACTTTCCCTCCATGCTTTCCGGCGGTATGCAGCAGAGGGTCGGCATCGCCCGTGCCTACTGCGACGATCCGGAGATCATCCTCATGGACGAACCCTTCGGTCATCTCGATGCGCAAACGCGGTACATGATGGAGGAAGAAGTCGAAAAGATCTGGGAGAAAGAGAAGAGAACTGTTGTCTTCGTTACGAATAATATCGAAGAAGCTCTCTATCTGGCCGACCGAATTATTATTATGACCGAATGTCCAGCTTCCATTATGAAAGAATATAAAATCGATCTTCCCCGCCCCAGAGATCTGGTTTCCCCGGAATTCCTGGCATTGCGGGAGGAAATAAGTGCTCTTGTTGAGCTGAGGGAGGGGGTAACCAATGCTTAA
- a CDS encoding ABC transporter permease gives MTARLTLTKNSREAWVYGFLGILVFLFMWHLACIYTNFGKIFPTPVFSLKAFLAAFVNPIGKYTLLGHIAVSLKRVLVGYILSSVAGIIIGMAMGHWKMAHAIIYPIFSIIRPIPGIAWIPLAILWIGIGEPTIYFIIFMGGFSQMVMNTMDGAHHVSKDLIGVAKVLGAKENQIFGKIVLPYSIPYIFTGLQTSLSTSWMAVLAAEMITAREGAGWLILAGMQTGRIENNVIGMISIGGVGLILASLLRATERRLCRWTVRSR, from the coding sequence ATGACGGCCAGATTAACTTTGACTAAAAACTCACGGGAAGCCTGGGTTTACGGCTTTCTGGGAATCCTCGTGTTTCTTTTTATGTGGCACCTCGCCTGTATCTACACCAACTTCGGGAAAATATTCCCCACTCCGGTGTTCTCTTTGAAGGCTTTTCTGGCGGCTTTTGTTAATCCTATTGGAAAATACACTCTTCTGGGACATATAGCCGTCAGCCTGAAAAGGGTTCTGGTCGGTTATATCCTCTCTTCAGTTGCGGGGATAATTATCGGTATGGCCATGGGGCACTGGAAAATGGCCCATGCCATTATATATCCCATTTTCAGTATCATCCGGCCCATTCCCGGAATCGCCTGGATTCCCCTGGCTATTCTATGGATTGGAATAGGTGAGCCTACCATTTATTTCATCATTTTTATGGGAGGATTCTCCCAGATGGTTATGAATACCATGGACGGTGCCCATCATGTGAGCAAAGATCTCATCGGTGTGGCGAAAGTCCTCGGGGCGAAGGAAAACCAGATCTTCGGTAAAATCGTCCTTCCTTACAGCATCCCCTACATTTTTACAGGTCTTCAGACATCACTTTCCACAAGCTGGATGGCCGTTCTGGCCGCTGAAATGATTACCGCGAGGGAAGGAGCCGGCTGGTTGATTCTCGCGGGAATGCAGACCGGGCGAATAGAAAATAATGTAATAGGTATGATTTCGATCGGAGGAGTGGGGCTTATTCTCGCTTCCCTATTGAGAGCGACAGAAAGGAGGCTGTGCAGATGGACCGTACGAAGCCGATAA
- a CDS encoding ABC transporter permease has protein sequence MKDKTKYILISIASLLTFIFLWQLISTAGIISARKLPTPVKLFDTFVYKLFNKNPDGNVLGIHIWTSLKEALIGFGFGIVIGVPLGIGMAWFDKFDKFFRPLFDLIKPIPPVGWVPIMITFFGIGIMSKVSVIFIASFIPAVINSYSGIKQTKDVHKWVASTFGASNRQVLFSVAIPSAAPMIFTGARVALNGSWVSLVAAELLASTRGLGYMIQTARLVGRIDVVFVGVLVIGVFGAIMMEGLTFLEKKLVKGGRK, from the coding sequence TTGAAAGATAAAACCAAGTATATATTGATTTCAATAGCTTCCTTACTGACCTTTATATTTCTGTGGCAACTCATTTCCACAGCAGGAATAATCTCAGCCAGGAAGCTTCCCACTCCCGTAAAGCTTTTCGATACGTTCGTTTATAAGCTGTTTAATAAAAACCCTGATGGGAATGTGCTGGGAATTCACATCTGGACGAGTTTGAAAGAAGCTTTAATCGGGTTCGGCTTCGGAATTGTCATCGGTGTTCCCCTGGGGATCGGAATGGCATGGTTCGATAAGTTCGACAAGTTTTTCAGACCGCTCTTCGACCTGATCAAACCAATCCCCCCCGTGGGCTGGGTTCCCATAATGATCACTTTCTTTGGTATCGGAATCATGTCCAAAGTATCAGTAATCTTTATCGCTTCATTTATTCCTGCTGTCATCAACTCATACAGCGGAATCAAGCAGACCAAAGATGTGCATAAATGGGTGGCTTCGACGTTCGGAGCTTCTAACAGGCAGGTTCTGTTTTCTGTAGCGATTCCCTCTGCGGCTCCCATGATTTTTACAGGAGCCAGAGTCGCTCTCAACGGTTCCTGGGTGTCTCTCGTAGCGGCGGAACTGCTGGCTTCGACCAGAGGGCTGGGATATATGATCCAGACAGCCCGGCTTGTGGGGCGGATCGATGTGGTCTTTGTCGGCGTTCTGGTCATCGGCGTTTTCGGAGCCATCATGATGGAAGGATTGACCTTTCTTGAGAAGAAGCTCGTTAAAGGGGGAAGGAAATGA
- a CDS encoding ABC transporter substrate-binding protein translates to MKKFLVILLTMTMFTSLFAGGAQEGNEAGSQDGMAKLGVMVQPYFNGVVAMYIRDKGWAEEAGLDIDLQVYSNGSTANEALAAGLWDLGFQGAAYVFGVINNNAKLVGNYEETRGDTLFVRADSDILSAKGFNPTYPEVYGSPDTVTGKTIIYAPGTSLHQLVIEYLERTGVSIDDVNTVPMDYQTGEQVFATGEGDIAAFPTPWSLTVEDKYGWKPIATLSDFVMSTGDLIVSNDAYENKREALKKYMGLVYRAAEELEADHDLKAKMLVKWYEENGREGNLQAAKQEAELRILITPETQKSMEYGKPESAIADFYAYIGNIEPAQADMFKKNVVDDLWKEVLNAQ, encoded by the coding sequence ATGAAAAAGTTTTTAGTGATCTTGCTGACAATGACAATGTTTACATCTCTTTTTGCAGGTGGAGCCCAGGAAGGGAACGAAGCGGGAAGTCAGGATGGTATGGCCAAGCTGGGTGTTATGGTTCAACCCTATTTTAACGGTGTTGTGGCTATGTACATCAGAGATAAAGGATGGGCTGAGGAAGCCGGTCTCGATATCGATCTTCAGGTATACTCCAACGGTTCGACGGCGAACGAAGCCTTGGCGGCCGGTCTCTGGGATCTCGGGTTCCAGGGTGCTGCTTACGTTTTCGGTGTTATCAATAACAATGCGAAACTGGTTGGTAACTATGAAGAGACCAGAGGCGACACTCTTTTCGTAAGAGCAGACAGCGATATTCTTTCGGCAAAAGGTTTCAACCCCACATATCCTGAAGTTTACGGAAGCCCCGACACTGTTACGGGAAAAACAATCATCTATGCTCCGGGAACATCTCTGCATCAGCTGGTTATCGAATATCTTGAAAGAACCGGTGTTTCCATTGACGATGTGAATACCGTTCCCATGGATTACCAGACAGGAGAGCAGGTTTTCGCAACAGGGGAAGGTGACATCGCGGCATTCCCCACACCATGGTCTCTGACAGTTGAAGACAAATACGGATGGAAACCCATTGCCACACTTTCCGATTTCGTAATGTCTACCGGGGATCTGATCGTTTCCAACGATGCCTATGAGAATAAAAGAGAAGCTCTTAAAAAATATATGGGTCTTGTATACAGAGCGGCTGAGGAGCTTGAAGCTGACCACGATCTCAAAGCGAAAATGCTGGTTAAATGGTATGAGGAAAATGGTCGGGAAGGGAACCTTCAGGCTGCAAAACAGGAAGCTGAGCTGAGAATCCTCATCACACCCGAGACTCAGAAATCCATGGAATATGGTAAACCTGAATCTGCTATCGCCGACTTCTATGCCTACATCGGGAACATCGAACCCGCTCAGGCTGATATGTTCAAGAAAAATGTCGTTGACGATCTCTGGAAAGAAGTCCTGAACGCTCAGTAA
- a CDS encoding histidine kinase encodes MKLKLHTILSVFISLILLCIIPGVGLLSLNLFKTRTIQSYADSRRDTLLQISDSVSEHCQKIERLSLSYSSLDYIKEMAELPPGSIDQDDFRANIDRIKRENDESFFFPEIEYEIQILFMNGLSYSSDPAHLETLLKLTETLWFYEAVKYQKDFLWQSNILFKVDEKKTNVISLVTFIRDSEGKTLGAILMNLDERELYRIYSQIIGFQSTIYLVDNKGQIASHPTLSMVGRFFYDMKIFDSFFEERDWAQIVKLGNEYLFSRYRSPENPWIVVEEIPIAVITDPLQEIANSINFLTVILLSLSIIVAIFFSKRIALPFEKLSTTMEKAGKGDLTTRFEKSGYEESIKMAENSQNFIDRIKSLIDEIKVIEQQKQNSELEFLQMQINPHFIYNTLFSIRCMVDMGDNGKAGEMLDRFTNLLQKVLRLNSPMISIMDNIDYLEDYSFILSQRFGALSLKYKVDEGIGNEKILKFILQPLVENSVFHGFADGFAEDSFIGISFERKNRDYIHIAVEDNGCGMSAEQIERIFGSPKEDKNNHIGLLNVFMKLQLYYDGKASLDIDSEVGRGTSVHITVPRRGEEYENSAG; translated from the coding sequence GTGAAGTTGAAGCTCCATACAATTTTATCTGTTTTTATCTCATTGATCCTATTGTGCATTATTCCCGGGGTAGGTCTTCTCTCCCTGAATTTGTTCAAGACCAGAACCATACAGAGCTATGCCGACAGCCGCCGGGACACTCTTCTTCAGATAAGCGACAGCGTCAGCGAACACTGCCAGAAAATAGAGCGGTTATCCCTGTCCTATTCGTCCCTAGACTATATAAAAGAGATGGCGGAACTGCCCCCCGGCAGTATCGACCAGGATGATTTCAGGGCGAACATAGACCGCATAAAAAGAGAAAACGACGAATCTTTCTTCTTTCCTGAAATTGAATATGAAATACAGATCCTCTTCATGAACGGTTTATCCTATTCTTCCGATCCCGCGCACCTGGAAACTCTGCTCAAGCTGACGGAGACGCTATGGTTTTATGAAGCGGTTAAGTATCAGAAAGATTTCCTGTGGCAGTCCAATATCCTGTTTAAAGTAGATGAGAAGAAAACAAATGTTATCTCTCTGGTCACTTTTATCAGGGATTCGGAGGGAAAAACACTGGGCGCCATATTAATGAATCTCGATGAGCGGGAACTCTACCGGATTTATTCCCAGATCATAGGGTTTCAGAGCACCATCTACCTTGTTGACAATAAAGGGCAGATAGCCTCCCACCCGACTCTTTCCATGGTGGGACGATTTTTCTATGACATGAAAATCTTCGACTCTTTTTTTGAGGAGAGGGATTGGGCCCAGATAGTGAAGCTTGGTAATGAATACTTGTTTTCAAGATACAGATCTCCGGAGAACCCGTGGATAGTCGTCGAAGAGATACCCATAGCCGTTATTACCGATCCTCTTCAGGAAATTGCCAACTCCATAAATTTTCTGACGGTCATACTTCTTTCCCTTTCGATCATAGTGGCTATTTTCTTTTCTAAAAGAATAGCGCTCCCATTTGAAAAACTGTCCACGACCATGGAAAAGGCGGGAAAAGGAGATTTGACCACCCGGTTCGAGAAGTCCGGATATGAGGAATCGATAAAAATGGCGGAGAACAGCCAGAATTTTATAGATCGCATAAAATCGCTGATTGATGAGATCAAGGTGATCGAACAGCAGAAACAGAACAGTGAGCTTGAATTTCTTCAGATGCAGATCAATCCCCATTTCATATACAACACATTGTTTTCCATACGATGCATGGTGGATATGGGCGATAACGGCAAAGCCGGGGAAATGCTGGATCGCTTTACCAATTTGCTTCAGAAGGTGCTTCGATTGAACTCTCCCATGATATCGATAATGGACAATATCGACTATCTGGAGGATTACAGCTTTATCCTCTCACAGAGATTCGGAGCCCTGTCCCTGAAATACAAAGTCGATGAAGGAATCGGAAATGAGAAGATCCTGAAGTTTATCCTTCAGCCTCTTGTCGAAAACAGCGTATTCCACGGTTTCGCCGACGGTTTCGCCGAAGACTCTTTTATCGGCATCTCATTCGAAAGAAAAAACCGTGATTATATACACATTGCGGTTGAGGATAACGGGTGCGGAATGTCTGCAGAACAGATTGAAAGGATCTTCGGTTCCCCGAAGGAAGATAAGAATAATCACATAGGGCTGCTCAATGTATTTATGAAATTGCAGCTCTACTATGATGGAAAAGCCTCACTGGATATTGATTCAGAAGTAGGCAGAGGCACTTCTGTGCACATTACCGTCCCGAGAAGAGGGGAGGAATATGAAAATTCTGCTGGTTGA